The genomic stretch GGAAATCTGCCTTATTAAAGAAGAGAAGATAAATCTTATAGAAAGTGGTTTCCAAGTAATAGTAGAGATTTCACTTTGCTTTCTCGTATAGTTTCTTGAAGTTGCTCGATCCCCTTCCCGAAAAGATATTACTTCGAGCTTAAAATTATCTAAGTCAAAGCTTATGGTTGCTTATAGGCAGTAGCTAAGCGCGCTGCATCGCCTTCTTCTTCCATTGAAGGAGTGTGAACTGTTCAAGACACCCGATAATAAAAATGAAAGGAACAAGaacaataaaaaaaaagagtacgCACCTACTAGAACAACCGGGATCCATTCGTAAAAGATCAATATCAATATAAGATCAGTTGTATCTTTCTTCTACGACCTGACATTCTTCCAACAATATCTTCCACAAGAGTGCTCTAATGGCAAAGAGTTGTATCCACTTGAAACTCGACATTACTTACTTATCATACACACCTAGCCCGGGGCACTTTCAGCCGGTGGTAGGGGTCCCTAACTTGGTTGGAGCTTAGGCCACTAGAACGCGTCTTTAATCTAGTTCAGGAAGGAAGTCTGGCACTCATCTCAGTCTCAGGGACATGCCCAGAAGAAACAGCTGGTGTCAGGTTTTCGGGAATTGAATCAGGATTGTCTTGTGCCAGAACTGATTGCACTAGGAGAAGAAAGCCAGTTGTTTATTCCCATTCCCTTTAAGTCAGGGATTCGTTTAAAGCCTTTCGCTAGCATTACAACAGAACAGAATAAATGGCATCCATCAGATTCATTAGCTGCGGACGCATAGGAATTCTTACTGTAGCCACACAGATAAAAAATTAGATTTCATAGACGAGGTGGTAATCAAGTAGCAATTAACTTTTAAACCTCTTTCTTCTTTATCGCGGGCCCTAAAGACGATCCTTGCCCTTGTTCGATAGAATAATCTGGAGCGGATTTCCGATAGTTGCCAAGTCGAAACCTATAGTATACATCCAAAAAGGAGAGTTCTTTCAGAGCGGGTCAGGGAATCTAAATCTAAGTCAATCATAGAATCGATTCCCGTTGAAGTTTGACGAGAGATATCGGTAGTATATATAGGTTACAATTTCTTCACTCACGCGAGATTGCTAGGGCAGAAAAGCGAGAACTCGAATGCTTCTCCTATTCTCTATAGATGAGACTGAGAAGTAGATCCAACCTAGTCTAGTAGTAAGCAATCTGCCAAAAGCAAGGTTTTTCTTCCTAATCCTAATCTCGTAGTAGACAGGCTTCTTCTTTAATAGCGGCACATACAATACGTGTAAGAAGCCTTAAATGTGATGTGATTTACCCCGGTTACTAACTGAAAGCgcactacaacaaacaagaccttagacagcgctttaaagcgctgtctaaacctccgctgctaaaggtttagacagcgcttttttaaatcttaaaagtgatgtctaagcccccccccccccttagacagcgctttggccaaaagcgctttataagaccctcttattttaattttttttaggtataccttagacaacgcttttgaaaagcgctgtctaagccccacccccttagacagcgctttggccaaaagcgctttctaagtccctcctattttaatttttttaggtataccttagacagcgctttttacaaaagcgctgtctaaggtatacgaaattttttgaagcttttgttttaaaccatattttttccaggtttataaacctgaatttctacctgttttcaaccagattttgacagacaattatcacattttatatatgccattttggccttttttctaccaatttttggttaacaaatatatatatataccaattcaaaccaattttgccttaaatgtatcaaaatatatacaaatttatgtacacatttacaagtcataacatatactacaaatgtacacattaattacacaaatttatgaacaaacattgagctttatcatgaattgacaccactcctctttgatttcgtccacttgatcctttgtataaaatgcacacttgaattcatcaaagtactacataataatataacatattttgaattaattccaactatttaattatatgagatatgtgtaaatataaaaataactcataagttagaaatacatacatcggtgggaatctttaatcggcccaaagcaagagtatctcgcataaacccATTATTTTTCCAGTCTTTCAATTGAAATCCAACTTTGTAAAGTGTACATGTCTTTTTATTAGTCATTTTACAAAGGATAACACTTATTTCTCATGCCACGGTAACCATCTCTAGTGCCTCTCTTGTTTGTCCAAGAATGTTGAACACAGTTGCTGCTATCTGAGATGATGTCAGACCAGCTACAGCCGTTTGCTCAGCAGGCGAAGCATGCTCAATACAAATATCAGGAATAACCATTGGCCTCCACTGCATAATATTATCAAATGCGTTTGAATTTTCAgtaacttgctcaatatttaaAGTCAAGTTAGAAAAGCAAAAAAGGATTCATACCTTCAATTTTCCATCAAGAAGACCATCAAGGGCCATGAACTGACCAACATGAGATCCAAATCCTCCTACTGATCCTTCTTCCACTATGATCAAAACATCATGTGATTTGGCTAGGCTGCGAATGAGCGAATGGTCCAATGGCTTGCAGAAACGTGCATCGACCACCGTTACATGTAAGCCACGCTGTTCCAATATGGAAGCTGCAGCTACACAGTTCCGCACTGCTGTTCCAAAAGCCAAAAGGGCCACTCTTTCCCCTTCAATCAATATCCTACCTTTTCCAATCTGTTAAAATACAGAATTATAAATGCTAAGCTCATTTGCAGAAACtgtttttataaaaaataatgaCAGCATTACATGTTGCTCACAGATAAAGTATGAGGCATTAGAGAACATGATGCTAACATAAGGTATGATTGTGAAGTATAAATATGGCCAAAATTCTAACTCACCTCAAGAGGAGTGCCTCTACTCCCTGGTGGTAGTTCAACACCAATTCCATTTACCCTTGGAAATCGGATACAACTAGGCCGATCGTTAATGGCATCAGCAGTAGCAACCATGTGGATCATGTCTGCTTCGTCGGAAGGAGCCATCACCACCATGTTAGGGAGACATGCCATAAAGGTGATACCAAAATGACCAGAGTGTGTTGGACCATCTTCTCCAATGAATCCAGCTTTGTCGACCACAAATCTTACTGGCAGCTTTTGCACGGCCACATCATGCACTATCTTTGAACAAACACGAAATATATACTCAAAGCATCATTTGCATAATTAATATAATGCAATGCGCTTTAATATATGTGTTACTTTCTTAAGCGGAATATTAAATTACACTACCTGGTCATAGGCTCTCTGCAAGAAGGTTGAGTAAATAGTGCAAAAAGGCTTAAAACCTTCGCAAGCTAGACCTGCAGCAAATGTAACAGCATGTTGTTCTGCTATCCCTGCATCAAACCACCTTGCATCAATTCCCACAAATTAATTATTAACCGTATCTAAATTTTATATATTAGTGTTAGTATTAGGTTTTATAAACCTTCAACCTCATTACTATGTAACAAAACAAACCAGCGGAGAGGATAAGTACACAACTGGGTTAATCAAAGAGTATTAGGTTTTATAAACCTTCAACCTCAACAAATATACTTAAATAACAGACAAAATCTATGATTTAATATCAGTAAACATTCAAACAAAACAGTGAAAAGAAGACAGAATAATGTAAATTTACTTGCCAAATCCTCAAATGGACACAAGTGATAACAAAACTAAAAATTTGTAGAAAATATTCAGATAGCTAAAGGTACCACAGCAAAAATTGACTGAATTATATTAAAACAGAACCTAATCAAACAAGCTAAATCCCATGTCATCATCGCTCTCTTCTTTGGGTTCCTCCTGTAAAATTGAAACAACAACTCAATTAGTTTAAAACTAAATTAGAAAAACTAATTGCCAAAAATATATCACATGGTTTTCACAAATAAGCTACCTTTTTCTCCTCGACCACGGGAGCAGCGGCAGCTGCACCACCGGCAGCAGCAACTGGGGCAGCGGCAACAGCTCCTGGGGCTCCACTACCAGCAACACTAGCAATCAAATccttaatatttttcttctcaGCAAGTTTAACAAATAGACTGGGCCAGTATGATTCGACATCAACCTTAGCACTTTTCAATAAAGTGGTGATATTGTCAGCCTATTTACAGCAAGTCAAGGTGCAACACATCGTattcaaaatcaaacaaaataaaaaacCAAATCAAACCTCTTGAAAAACCCTAATTGAGTAAATCCATTTAAAAATAACATGAATTCAACAACACTAATTGATTTCAAAAAACCTAATTGCGTAAATTGAACTATAAACATTAGCTAGAATTAACAGAAAACTAAGATAATAAAGAAGGATACAGTGACGACAATTTTATCATCTTCGAGGATGAGAAGTGCGTATGAGCAAGCAGTTTCTCCAAGCGACATTTTCACACTACAAATCAAAAAAATTCACGAGAGAATGCGAATCAAGATCTGAGAAAAACGATAGTTGAATAACAAAAACAGAAGCATAATCGAAACCGAGAACTGATACCGGAAATGGAATGAAACGAGAACGGAGACGACGGGAGAGTGAAGAGAATTATGCAGCGCCGTAAATGTATTGAAATTAAggttttttaatttaaagactttagacagcgctttatcaaaagtgctgactaaggtctatatttaaaagcgctttctaaaagcgctgtctaagggggggtcttagacagcgcttttagaaagcgctgtctaagacccccccttagacagcgctttcattatttttttggaacattttccgtgttttattttaattttaaccttagacagcgctttcttttaaaagcgctgtctaagatgcgctgttaaaagtcatttttggcgtagtggcGGCTCTTCGTTAGTGGTCGTCGCTCGAACGAATCAAATAATTTCTGCGCTTCGTCTTTCACGCCGGAGGGAAAGCCGCCGATTGACACTACTTCTTACTTTTTTTTCCTTCTGACCCGTTCTCTAGGAGCTAGACTCAATGGCTTACAGATACAAGGCGGGGGAATGACTCAATGGTTTTAACTTGCCTCTATGGAAGAGTTgtaggagttggtgaagactgattttGCACAGCAATGACAGATTCCATCAGCGCCGTTAATCTGGAAATCTCGTCCTTCATCTCTCggttctctttctctagatgctccataatcttcggttgattagcgcgagtattataacagtgagtcagcttggctgatgcacagaagaagaactgataagacatctggcgacaaaaaacttgttatgcaaatgatgcatgaaatgcaatgtttttgtttgatttttaatttcaaggaacatatgaagtccactttgcaaatatataataacaatttgattgaccataaaatctctttttatttataaaatttggaaggattacactaggtataatttcagaaaccaaaataccaagataagagaaaaagaaactaccatcctaaggatccctagcaatTGCATCAGATGATGtggctatgggtgcatacttccttcggatgcatcgaatctcggactcaaagaATGTCTTtatctgagccttctcaagaactagctgatcaataatcttcttccaagcaccggaagactgaggcatgctagaggaagatagaacctttgtctctctctctctctctctctctctctctctctcttcattactcggtcttcaaaagtctcaataagtgcatctttatcctttGAGTCAAgctacaactcttcatgctttcggcttaaggcatggaacctctcttcccacatatctttctcttgcttcatattggtgagtgcgtcttccaaatcctctacatcttggttagggagagttgataGCTCAGCCACAACCACAGACAAAGCTCTTTCACAGGcgtacgacatcttcagctccaaagctctcttcttcacccaaatagtgtaagcttcaAAAGCTACACAGTTGAATAGACCAAGCTCAAATCTTCCTTTCTTATACGCATTATGCCAAACATGTATCATcctttgcttcaaatgttggggatctttacccacttgatagaatagaccttctaactgggtgttattaggtttatctctcaaggggaacccaagttgacaacgagccaaagtagtgttgtagttgattccttcttgtctaccaatgagaggaacattagagaacTCAACACAACTAACAATAATATCCACATTACTTAATGCAGAGTCAtgccaaacaatatcatcattagtgagcgacataagtctctgagaccaccgtagacattgcttgttctccaaaaaagtAGGTGTATGAGGCAAGagcgaaataaaccacttgtacagaagaggaacacaacacacaatagttccacctcctttataattcctcaaatgcaaaCAGAAAGacatgtcacccaatagagtaggaacaagattcccaatcaagaagattctaatagcgttaacatcaacaaaactatcaatgttagggaacaaagctaaaccatagatgagcaatacaaatatggattcaaaatcatccatactaccggcttgagcaaagacagtagcttttccaatgaggaactcagaagtcaacccaaaaatacctcatttcttcaccaaatgagaatcaatctcatatttcttcagatgaagaacttcagctatgacatgagatatgggaatctccttcaatccactaaaaggtatTTTGTCAGATACGagtatacccaagagatgggcatactcttccaatgtaggcacaagctgataatcaggaaaagtgaagtACCAGTAGAGAGGGTAATAAAACTTcaccaaaacactcagaagtccttcaaccacataAGCAAATAAtatagacaaaagcttcccatgacgttgcttgaagttCAAGGGGTATAATAtaaaagatgacaacttccttagctctttcaaatcaggacatctgaaactgtatttcttagtgttccttcgtccacaacCCATGGTCTGAAAGTATTTGCAAATGAAACCTCGGTTgcttgaaatttatttttctgtgataAATTGTATGAcgcgcatgtatgcatgaatgcaacaatcacacacaaggtaaacacaaacaaagatcaagggatggatcaagtcatcatcaagatcaatcatccattttggtggattatggttttcaccctatcaacacccaagttccattgatattgatgagacttgatcagatcaaccgagaatcaaagtgtttgtgagtcacgagcatggagttagattaaggaccatcccaaaggagtgtacta from Lathyrus oleraceus cultivar Zhongwan6 chromosome 7, CAAS_Psat_ZW6_1.0, whole genome shotgun sequence encodes the following:
- the LOC127104344 gene encoding 60S acidic ribosomal protein P1; this encodes MSLGETACSYALLILEDDKIVVTADNITTLLKSAKVDVESYWPSLFVKLAEKKNIKDLIASVAGSGAPGAVAAAPVAAAGGAAAAAPVVEEKKEEPKEESDDDMGFSLFD
- the LOC127107122 gene encoding probable 1-deoxy-D-xylulose-5-phosphate synthase, chloroplastic — translated: MACLPNMVVMAPSDEADMIHMVATADAINDRPSCIRFPRVNGIGVELPPGSRGTPLEIGKGRILIEGERVALLAFGTAVRNCVAAASILEQRGLHVTVVDARFCKPLDHSLIRSLAKSHDVLIIVEEGSVGGFGSHVGQFMALDGLLDGKLKWRPMVIPDICIEHASPAEQTAVAGLTSSQIAATVFNILGQTREALEMVTVA